One genomic window of Coffea eugenioides isolate CCC68of chromosome 1, Ceug_1.0, whole genome shotgun sequence includes the following:
- the LOC113750718 gene encoding uncharacterized protein LOC113750718 → MTERHGGCFYRHSWFVSRPLSFSPAMEGTSAARDSGGSTSSRSDSSDYESVAKTHHSHRNFSSRRCFMSKPVHPLTLPSDTPRREATDSNAAGYLEFDAVTPRREKHRLSSASGSVDLTDVSEPFEADFSSRYCNPSDSFKCGLCERLLSQRSPWSSRRIVRSGDMPVAGVLSCCHVFHAECLEQTTPKANKNDPPCPICAKVEEENSPDQRVFSKFFPRLRPFCEDGPSRPWGCAQAGDCVEGALHAPSRSTMLSLTRSRIKKNLSLKGNVGRDFPGKARKSGSFASQLFVGSVDHGVACSSETVSGTSVK, encoded by the exons ATGACAGAGCGTCATGGTGGATGCTTCTATAGGCACTCTTGGTTTG TCTCAAGGCCCTTATCCTTTTCCCCTGCTATGGAA GGCACATCAGCTGCAAGGGATAGTGGTGGCTCAACTTCATCCAGGTCGGACAGTAGTGATTACGAGTCTGTGGCCAAGACACATCACTCTCATCGTAATTTTTCAAGTCGCCGTTGCTTTATGTCAAAACCTGTTCACCCATTGACCCTTCCATCTGACACACCTAGAAGAGAAGCTACTGACAGCAATGCTGCTGGGTATTTGGAATTTGATGCTGTTACTCCTCGAAGAGAAAAACATCGCTTGAGCAGTGCTAGTGGTAGTGTCGATCTCACTGATGTTTCTGAGCCATTTGAAGCTGATTTTTCAAGTAGATATTGTAATCCATCAGATAGTTTCAAATGTGGATTGTGTGAGAGGCTTCTTTCACAGAGATCTCCTTGGAGTTCTCGACGTATTGTGAGAAGCGGAGACATGCCTGTTGCTGGGGTTCTTTCATGCTGCCATGTATTCCATGCTGAATGCTTGGAGCAAACCACCCCAAAGGCCAACAAAAATGACCCCCCTTGCCCAATCTGTGCCAAAGTTGAAGAGGAGAATTCTCCAGATCAGCGGGTCTTTTCTAAGTTCTTCCCTAGGCTTAGGCCTTTCTGCGAAGATGGACCATCAAGGCCATGGGGTTGCGCACAGGCAGGAGATTGTGTTGAAGGTGCTTTGCATGCACCTTCCCGCAGTACCATGTTGTCACTTACTCGGAGTCGGATTAAAAAGAATCTCTCGTTGAAGGGTAATGTAGGCAGAGACTTTCCCGGGAAGGCGAGGAAAAGTGGCTCATTTGCCTCACAGTTATTTGTTGGTTCAGTTGACCATGGAGTCGCTTGTTCGTCCGAGACAGTTTCTGGCACAAGTGTGAAGTGA
- the LOC113751395 gene encoding insulin-degrading enzyme-like 2, translating into MAFGARNEQEVREIVKPRTDKRDYRRIVLHNALEVLLISYPETDKVLLVIQKVLKASRIFLVYAAATVFLVPFLERKGNFLR; encoded by the exons ATGGCGTTTGGAGCCAGGAACGAGCAGGAAGTCAGAGAGATCGTGAAGCCTCGCACCGACAAAAGAGACTACCGAAGAATCGTTCTTCACAACGCTCTCGAGGTCCTCCTCATCAGCTATCCAGAAACTGATAAG GTTCTTTTAGTGATCCAGAAGGTCTTGAAGGCCTCGCGCATTTTCTTG GTCTATGCAGCTGCTACTGTCTTTCTTGTACCATTTTTGGAGAGGAAAGGAAATTTCCTGAGGTGA
- the LOC113771198 gene encoding uncharacterized protein LOC113771198, whose translation MSCSKLSIRDDPDKLREKKDKQNCKKREKFAALSVEEKQAQRKKNREAYHRKKLEKILSKSLPQQFQEACQSPVSASVIRNLSPQQCSHALNDKVIEAIGSQTSKHSENDHGIIGCNQGASKPGIRISPSPNNSDELPSAELGRKLKEQISSFSSYEKGSASNSRTQHTCVTTDMIHNADLSAILPIYQVYQVPDNRSAKTRRTAVPTFSLDEPIAKSIGNQAVDGVHALKFVSDQTDRLPAKANCQYYGQVVLHENKLPNILVELFTGYSDEALSFRTYVRTYNNMFAFTSFGVHYDKSLCKRTNGIYTFKVQGQTYHFIKDLIPHEGSGLYLQLYFHDTDHELQNRMAVSERLTESINDQRVFNHPIASQVAALWTETESSGTSYARHIKIYTKEGRDHLVQYYYGCYDPLQYPLLFALGETGWHLGIRRFVRENGKKRKRCIQRNKPTALLTNYKSAEDMISAEQQVSNDPENNGEFVSMREYYAYKLQIRDKYSPNILNTGRLLQQYVVDMYIKIESQRLDYYKSKQEFIRRERLQGVMDSVITGQCQGSKVGQRVVLPASFIGGPRDMKRRYVDAMALELFKKEIFGSVAAYTYVIEFQKRGLPHAHFLIILKPCSKLYSTDSYDRIVSAEIPDQSKNPHLFNMVRRHMIHGPCGKRNPTNVCMRGEHQRKCRNNFPKAFADKTFYGDNTYPTYRRRNNGYKMMVRGHELDNRWVVPYNPYLLAKFNCHLNVEICSTVKAVKYMYKYIYKGHDKIHFVLNLQDSNELNSDGHVSAIDEIKDYQSARWVCAVESIWRIYRFLLFQIHPAVIHLQLHLENCQPLNFREDQDLRDIVANRFAKRTMLTEFFYMNSTDSLAQNLKCTYKQFPEHFVWYPGRRKWEPRKQKDCIGRIVTASPMEGERYFLRLLLTHIKSPTSFDDLRTINGAYVHTFREAAILRGYFESDKSQ comes from the exons ATGAGCTGCTCCAAGCTATCCATAAGGGATGATCCTGATAAACTTCGTGAAAAAAAGGataagcaaaattgtaaaaaaagagaaaaatttgctGCTCTATCTGTCGAAGAGAAACAGGCTCAGCgcaaaaaaaacagagaagcTTATCACAGaaaaaaattggagaaaatACTTTCCAAGTCCTTGCCACAACAATTTCAAGAGGCTTGTCAATCACCAGTTTCTGCATCTGTTATACGTAACCTTTCTCCTCAACAATGTTCTCATG CTTTGAATGATAAAGTTATAGAAGCTATTGGTTCTCAAACTTCCAAACACAGTGAGAATGATCACGGAATTATTGGTTGTAATCAAG GTGCTTCAAAACCTGGTATTCGGATTTCTCCCTCTCCAAATAACAGTGATGAACTACCTTCTGCTGAGTTGGGTAGAAAATTAAAGGAAcagatttcttccttctcaagCTATGAGAAAG GATCTGCTTCTAACTCTCGTACACAACATACATGTGTAACTACTGACATGATACACAATGCAG ATTTGTCAGCTATCCTCCCAATATACCAGGTGTATCAAGTCCCTGATAATCGTTCTGCTAAAACAAGAAGAACTGCAG TTCCAACCTTTAGTTTAGATGAACCAATCGCTAAATCAATAGGTAATCAGGCTGTTGATGGAGTTCATGCACTCAAATTTGTTAGTGATCAGACAGATAGATTACCTGCAAAAGCTAATTGTCAATACt ACGGACAAGTAGTTCTACATGAGAATAAATTGCCAAATATTCTTGTGGAATTGTTCACTGGCTATTCTGATGAAGCTTTATCCTTTCGTACATATGTGAGAACATATAATAATATGTTTGCCTTTACTTCTTTTGGTGTACACTATGATAAATCGCTTTGCAAGAGAACAAATGGCATTTATACCTTCAAAGTTCAAGGACAAACCTATCACTTTATCAAAGACCTTATTCCACATGAAGGATCTGGATTATATCTGCAACTATATTTTCATGATACAGATCATGAGCTTCAAAACAGAATGGCAGTTTCTGAAAGATTAACAGAGAGTATA AATGATCAACGAGTATTCAATCATCCAATAGCTTCTCAGGTTGCAGCTCTTTGGACAGAAACAGAGAGTTCAGGAACAAGTTATGCTAGACACATTAAAATTTATACAAAAGAAGGAAGGGATCACCTCGTGCAGTACTATTATGGCTGTTACGATCCTCTGCAATATCCACTATTATTTGCACTTGGTGAAACAGGCTGGCATCTTGGAATCAGAAGATTTGTCAGAGAAAAtggcaaaaagagaaaaagatgtATTCAGAGAAACAAACCTACTGCTCTCCTCACCAATTACAAATCTGCTGAAGACATGATATCTGCTGAACAACAAG TTTCCAATGATCCTGAAAACAACGGTGAATTTGTGTCAATGCGAGAATATTATGCTTATAAATTGCAAATCAGAGACAAATATTCTCCAAACATACTTAACACTGGTAGATTACTTCAGCAATATGTTGTGGATATGTACATCAAAATTGAAAGTCAGAGATTGGATTACTATAAAAGCAAACAAGAATTCATAAGAAGAGAGCGACTGCAAGGCGTAATGGATAGTGTTATAACAGGTCAATGCCAAGGTTCAAAAGTAGGCCAACGAGTAGTGCTTCCAGCTTCATTCATAGGAGGCCCTCGAGACATGAAAAGGAGATATGTTGATGCTATGGCTTTG GAgttattcaagaaagaaatattcgGATCTGTTGCTGCTTACACATATGTCATAGAGTTCCAGAAACGCGGTTTACCTCATGCTCATTTCCTCATAATTCTGAAGCCATGTTCAAAACTTTACTCGACAGATTCTTATGACAGAATAGTTAGTGCAGAGATTCCAGATCAAAGCAAAAATCCACATCTTTTCAACATGGTTCGCAGACACATGATTCATGGCCCTTGTGGAAAAAGAAATCCAACCAATGTTTGTATGCGAGGAGAACATCAGAGAAAATGCAGGAACAATTTTCCAAAAGCATTTGCTGATAAGACTTTTTATGGAGATAACACATACCCCACTTATCGAAGAAGAAACAATGGATACAAAATGATGGTCCGTGGACATGAGCTCGATAACAGATGGGTTGTTCCATACAATCCTTACCTTCTTGCAAAATTCAACTGCCATCTGAACGTTGAAATCTGCTCTACAGTCAAGGCAGTAAAGTACATGTATAAGTATATCTACAAAGGTCATGACAAGATTCATTTTGTACTCAATTTACAGGATTCTAATGAGCTCAATTCTGACGGTCATGTCTCTGCAATCGATGAAATCAAAGACTATCAATCAGCTAGGTGGGTATGTGCTGTGGAAAGTATATGGAGAATATATAGGTTCCTGCTGTTTCAAATACATCCTGCTGTTATTCACTTACAGCTTCACTTAGAAAATTGTCAACCATTGAATTTCAGAGAAGACCAAGACCTACGTGATATAGTAGCAAATAGATTTGCTAAGAGAACCATGTTGACAGAATTTTTCTACATGAATTCTACTGATTCTCTAGCTCAGAATCTCAAATGTACTTACAAACAGTTTCCTGAGCACTTTGTTTGGTATCCAGGAAGGAGGAAATGGGAACCAAGAAAGCAGAAAGACTGTATAGGTAGGATAGTAACAGCCAGTCCAATGGAAGGAGAACGATACTTTCTCAGATTGCTCCTCACACAtatcaaaagtccaacttcatTCGATGACTTAAGAACAATAAATGGAGCATATGTACATACTTTTCGTGAGGcagcaattctcaggggttactTTGAGTCTGATAAGTCACAATAA